In Anopheles gambiae chromosome 2, idAnoGambNW_F1_1, whole genome shotgun sequence, a single window of DNA contains:
- the LOC4577388 gene encoding toll-like receptor 7, with protein sequence MRTMAGTRFVILTHCVASLFLLTVANGAIIRLNCDTVDDKCLLKNVFASEDDRFKEIRNERYQSIIEFFDCHIHTLPPIPYINKVKANAINLVRIEENTFSTIHRLDVSYNRLREISTKAFEYPEELLELNLNGNPTLKDFAFLSKLTGLRSLDMADMKLELELLDINTFAGMSELSTLNMSDNRITSIPVGMFSPLVGLTDLDLSRNSITKIASGTFAIATTHSYLRDGIYHQALNFDLSSNNVSIIENNAFLHASKVNLRNNKLIGIGQYAFDNQTALEHLDLSGNDQLKNFDFLHNLRALHYLDMSHMNFSFDGVPRNIFDDLDSLTTLDLSNNRILEIPIGIFAELQSLNFINLRHNSISHIEFGTFSMRKYDLIDEIDLSYNNIKELNFLVFVPLKYLKTLLLHGNKISYVNAKQLTRNKSLYNFGIQNSNVRCYDLIDLLGSLKLVLEPNEFISHLPNVDGIRCQP encoded by the coding sequence ATGCGCACGATGGCTGGGACGCGGTTCGTTATACTAACTCATTGCGttgcttctttgtttttgttaactGTAGCAAATGGAGCTATAATACGTCTAAATTGTGATACTGTTGATGACAAGTGTTTGTTAAAGAATGTCTTCGCGTCCGAGGATGATCGCTTCAAAGAAATTCGCAACGAGAGATACCAGAGCATCATCGAGTTCTTCGACTGTCACATCCACACTTTACCTCCAATACCCTATATTAACAAAGTGAAAGCAAATGCGATCAATCTTGTTCGAATCGAGGAAAACACCTTCAGCACCATACATCGTTTGGACGTTTCCTACAACAGACTGCGTGAAATTTCAACAAAAGCTTTTGAATATCCAGAAGAACTTTTAGAGTTGAATCTAAATGGCAATCCAACACTCAAAGATTTTGCTTTTCTATCAAAGCTTACTGGTCTGAGAAGTCTTGATATGGCTGACATGAAGCTTGAGCTGGAACTCTTGGATATCAACACATTTGCTGGCATGTCGGAGCTATCTACACTTAATATGAGCGATAATAGAATTACCTCGATACCGGTAGGAATGTTTTCTCCACTCGTCGGATTAACTGATTTAGATCTAAGCAGAAACTCTATCACAAAAATTGCATCCGGAACGTTTGCAATCGCTACAACGCACAGCTACCTACGTGATGGAATATACCACCAAGCGCTTAATTTTGATCTGTCATCAAACAACGTAAGCATCATCGAGAACAACGCCTTTTTGCACGCCTCTAAGGTCAACCTGCGAAACAATAAGCTAATCGGTATTGGCCAGTACGCATTCGACAATCAAACAGCCCTAGAGCATTTGGATCTTTCCGGTAACGATCAGCTGAAAAACTTTGACTTCCTACACAACCTTCGTGCCCTGCACTATCTCGATATGTCGCACATGAATTTCTCCTTCGACGGTGTTCCACGTAATATCTTCGATGATCTCGATTCACTGACAACGCTCGATCTGTCAAACAATCGAATACTCGAAATTCCAATCGGAATCTTTGCCGAGCTACAATCGCTTAACTTTATCAACCTGCGACACAATAGCATCTCGCACATCGAGTTCGGTACATTCTCTATGCGCAAATATGATCTAATAGACGAGATTGATCTCTCATACAACAATATCAAAGAGTTAAACTTCCTAGTCTTCGTGCCGCTCAAGTACCTCAAGACGCTGCTTTTAcatggaaataaaatatcgTATGTTAATGCCAAGCAGCTGACTCGCAACAAAAGCCTCTATAATTTTGGCATTCAAAATAGCAATGTGCGCTGTTACGACCTAATAGACCTGCTCGGATCGCTAAAGCTTGTACTTGAACCaaatgaatttatttcacACCTACCAAATGTAGACGGAATTAGATGCCAACCATAA